In the Ictalurus punctatus breed USDA103 chromosome 7, Coco_2.0, whole genome shotgun sequence genome, one interval contains:
- the LOC108267131 gene encoding C-C motif chemokine 3: MVSRSLLLVLLGLACLQSFTTAQNVNGPGQCCFSFQTHPIPVRLITAYKETERQCQKPGVIFTLKSGRQACADPSVEWVQKHMKTIGQRST, encoded by the exons ATGGTCTCTCGTTCTCTCCTGCTGGTTCTGCTGGGTCTCGCCTGCCTTCAGTCCTTCACAACGGCCCAGA ATGTAAATGGCCCAGGTCAGTGCTGTTTCAGTTTCCAGACACATCCAATCCCTGTAAGACTCATTACAGCGTATAAGGAAACAGAACGTCAGTGTCAAAAACCTGGAGTCAT CTTCACTCTAAAGAGCGGCCGTCAGGCGTGTGCAGACCCCAGCGTCGAGTGGGTACAGAAGCACATGAAAACAATTGGCCAGCGCTCGACCTAA
- the LOC108267133 gene encoding C-C motif chemokine 3 produces MVSRSLLLVLLVLGCLQSFTAAHNGNGPVKCCFSYQTQPIPVNVITAYKVTERQCTNPGVILILDDSRRTCANPKDKWVQDTIKTIDQRA; encoded by the exons ATGGTCTCTCGTTCTCTCCTGCTGGTTCTGCTGGTTCTCGGCTgccttcagtccttcacagcggCTCATA ATGGAAATGGACCAGTTAAATGCTGTTTCAGTTACCAGACACAACCGATCCCTGTAAATGTCATTACAGCGTATAAAGTAACAGAACGTCAGTGTACAAATCCTGGAGTCAT TTTGATTCTAGACGACAGCCGTCGTACGTGTGCAAACCCCAAGGATAAGTGGGTTCAGGACACCATCAAAACAATCGATCAGCGAGCCTGA